Genomic DNA from Thermus amyloliquefaciens:
GCTCATGAGAACTCCCTTCTTCTTTATACCCCCCAGGATGTCATAAGCCTTTACATTGCTGCGCCCTTTCACCGGCTCAGCCTCTTCCTGGACTACCCAGAGTCGGTTACTCTCTGGTATGCCCAGTTCCGTTTGAGGATCGATGACGGGATTATCTCGGAAATACCCTTCGGCATTGATACACCTATTGCTCAACCAAAAGAGATTCCTTCGTTTGCTACTTCAAAGCTCCACCCCTGCCATCTTCAGGAGAACCCGACTCCGGATGAGGTTGTGGGCTAAGAGGACGAGGTTCACCCTCGCCACGAGCCCCCAGTAAGAGCGAGCCTCAACCCGCCCAAGCCCCAGGGAACGCACCATCACACTGAAACGCGTCTCGATCCAGTTTCTCACCCTCCCCATCCACTTCCGCCATCCCGTCTCCACCACCTGTCCCCCCCGCAGGCGATAAGGTGGGGTGAGAACGCCCTCCACCCAGCGAAAGCCTCGGTCCCCCAGAACGTGCTCCAGCCCCTCCAGAAGCCCCCTGGCCCAGGTTTCCCGGGCACCGCTACCGGGTGGTGGAGTACTGGGACTGGTCCGCCAACTTCGCCGCGGTGGACAACGGGAAGGAGGGTTTTTCCTCTCTTCCTTCTGGTCCCGTTGAAATTTTCCTCGGCGACTACTACGATTTCTCCAACGGGGTGTGGCGCATCAGCCGATAGGGGGTGGTGAAGGATGCGTAAGCTCGTCGGCCTTGGCCTGCTGGTGTCGCTGGCGGTGCTGTTTTCGGCCTGTGGTAAATTGGTCTTTGATTATCCTGGTTATCCCACAGAGCTTCCCGTGTTGTACTACCCCCAGAATCCCAGCCTCTGCCCCGGAGGAGCGGGAGCGGTGAGCACCAACAACCCAAGGTTCTACAGCCTGCCCCTGAAGCCCACCACCTCCCCTCCCACGCCCCCGGGACCGGGGGAGATCATTCCTTTTCCGGCTGATATTGGGCCCGTCACGGGGCTACCTTTCTACATGGGCGACAGCGCAGAGAAGTACGACCTGACCTTCTACTGCAACGCCGGGGAGGGCCGCCACCTGACCACCCCCGGCCCCCGCTGGCCGCCACGGGACTACTTCGTCGTCAAAGATAAGATCCCCGTCCTCGTGGTGGTGGAGGACGTCGGCCAGCCCGGGTACCTGCGCTGGTACTGGGCGTACCTCGAATGAATAAAGGCCTTCAGCTCCGAGGCGGTGGTTCTGACAGGGTGCCCAGCTCCGCTCTCCCTACGGCGGAGGTGGTGGAGGCCAGGCCCCTGGAGGGCCTCAAGCTCCGGCTTCGCTTCTCGGACGGGAAGGAGGGGGTCTCGGGGCCCCGGTCTGGCCCGGGGGGCTAGACCTGGACCCCCTGGTGCTCTACGCCCAGGCCCTAGGCACCGGGCTTCCCCTGCCGGCGGAGGCCTCGGGGGCCTAGGGGCTTTCCAGCCGATGCGTGTGTGTTCGCGAAAGGTACATTTCGCGCATGTATAATGCCCCCATGGCCGCAGACCACCCCCAGCCCGTTGTTTGGAAAACCCTCGGCATTAGAAAGCCCGATAAGGCCCTTGCAGAGCTAGCCCCCTACGCGGAGTACCTGCTCCTGGAGCGGGGCTACTCCCCCCGGGGGGTGCGCCGGTACCTGCAGGACCTGGCCTTCTGGTTCCGCTTCCTCGAGGCCCAAGCCCTTCCCCCAGGCCCCGAGGCGGTGCGAACCCTCCTGCTCCAGGAGCGCTGGGCACCCAGGCGGGTGCAAGGCTTCCTGGCGGCCCTCAGGAGCTACTACCGCTACCTGGCCCAGGTGCGGGGCGAGCCGGTGCCGGACCCCACGGAGGGCATCGGCCGGCCCAAGGCGGGGCGCCGACTGCCCTTGCACCCAAGCCCCGAGGAACTCAGGCGCTTCCTCGAGGCTTTTCAGGAGGCCAAGGAAGCCAGGCTCCTCGCCGCCTTGGCCCGCTTCCTGTACGGCACCGGCCTACGCATCTCCGAGGCCCTCTCCCTAAAGGGCCGCAACCTGGTCCTGGAAAAAGGGGTTCCCGTGGCGGTGCGGGTGGTGGGCAAGGGCAACAAGGAGCGCCTGGTGCCCCTTTCCAAGACGGCCCGGGAGGCCCTGCAGGAGCTGGGGCCGCCCCAGGGCAATGTGCCGATTTTCACTTTCTCCCAGGGGAAGCGGAAGGGGCGGGTACCTTCCGCCCGCTACGTGGAGGCCCAGTTCCGGGAGGCGGCCCTCAGGGCGGGCCTGGACCCCCGCCGCTTTACCCCCCATAAGCTCCGGCATGCCTACGCCACCCTGCTGGTGGAAAGGGGCGTGGAACTGGACGCGGTGAAGGACCTTCTCGGCCACGAGTCCATCGCCACCACCCAGATCTACCTGCACGCCTCCCGGGAAAGGCTCAAGGAGGCGGCCTCGAGGCTCCCCGAGCTCTGACGCGGCCCCTCAGGAGGGCTCCTGGGGCAGCACCTCCCGCGCCCTACGGGCCAGGGCCCGGTCCAAGGTGGCCAGGCCCCCTAGGCGCGCCCGGTGAAGCAGAAAGGCGTCCACGAAGCTCAAGGGGCCGCGCCCCGCCTCCTCGAGGGCCAAGCGGCACACCTCCGCCTCCTCCACCTCCACCCCGTCCCTTTCCAGAAGCTCCCCAAGCGCCCGAGCCGCCTCCTCCTTCGGCACCCGATAGAAGGAAACCAAGGTGTAAAAGGCCTCCGCCACCACCAGGGGGTGCACCCTTAGGCGGTAGCCTCCCCCCTCGGCCCCAGCGAAAACCTGCAAGGCCCTCTCCGCCAGCTCCGGGGGTTCCCCGGTGAGGAGCCGCAAAATAAGGCTCGTGTCCACCCAGTAACGCTTCACGGCTCCTGCGCCCACGCCTCCTCCCGCGCCTTCCGCTCCCCTTCCTCCCCAGGGTAGGCCACCCGGCCCCGGAAGCGCCCCAAGAGGTCCCGCAGGGAAACCCGTTTGCGCAGCCGTAGCACCACCTCTCCCTCCCTTACCTCAAAGGCCACCTCATCCCCTGGGCCCACCCCCAGGGCTTCCCGCACCCGCTTTGGCAGGGTGATCTGTCCTTTACTGCTGATTTTGCTCTTTACCATGACATGTTTAGTTTACCCCGAGGACCATACCCAAGCCATAAGGTAACCCGGGACACTTGTCCCTTCCCCCAAGGTGTGCTAGACTAACAAACGACCGTTAGCCATGGAGCGCCGGGAACAGATCCTCACCGTGGCTGGCCACCTCTTCAGCCAGCGGGGCTACCACGCCACCAGCATGCGGGAGCTGGCCAAGCACCTTAACCTCCAGGGGGGAAGCCTCTACGCCCACATCGCCTCCAAGGAGGAGCTCCTCCTGGAGGTGGTGCGGCAGGCGGCCAAGCGCTTCCTTGGGGTCCTGGAGGGACTGGAGGGCGATCCCGTGTCCAAGCTGAAGGGCCTGGTGCGGGGCCACCTGGAGGTCATCGCCCAGGAGCTCCCCCGGGCCACGGTCTTCTTCCACGAGTGGAAACACCTCTCCCCTCCCCTTCTGGAGGAGGCCAAGGCCCTGAGGCGCCGCTACGAGGAGGGGGTGCAGGCGGTGATCCAAGAAGGGATGGAACAAGGGGTCTTCCGCGTGGAAAACCTGCGCCTGGCCACCCTCTTCGTCCTTTCCGCCCTGAACTGGACCTACCAGTGGTACCGGGCGGATGGGCCCCTTTCCCTGGAAGAACTTTCGGAAGCCTACGCCACCCTCATCCTGAGGGCGCTCGGCGTGGAGGCCAAAGAGGAGGAAGGAGGCGGCAATGGTTAGGCTTAGGATCGGCTACCCTGAGGACCCCGACTACGGGGAAAGGCTTGCGGAGTTTGAGGCCCGCATCGCCCGGGGCGAGAAGCTCGAGCCCGGGGACTGGATGCCCGCCGAGTACCGGCGCCAGCTCATCCGGATGATCTCCCAGCACGCCCATAGCGAGTGGGTGGGCATGCTGCCCGAAGGGGCCTGGATCCCCCGGGCCCCCTCCATCAGGCGGAAGCTCATCCTGCTGGCCAAGGTCCAGGACGAGGCGGGCCACGGCCAGTACCTCTACCACGCCGCCGAGACCTTAGGGGTGACCCGGGAGGAGATGGTGGAGGCCCTCCTCTCGGGGCGGGCCAAGTACTCCAACATCTTCAACTACCCCACCCTCACCTGGGCGGACGTGGGCATCATCGGCTGGCTGGTGGACGGGATGGCCATCAAGAACCAGACCATGCTGGCCCAGTGCTCCTACGGGCCCTACTCCAGGGCCATGGTGCGCATCTGCGCCGAGGAGACCTTCCACCACAAGCAGGGCAAGGAGGCGGTCCTCCTCTACGCCAAGGGCTCCAGGAAGCAACGCCAGATGGTGCAAGACGCCCTGAACCGTTGGTGGTGGCCCACCCTGATGATGGCCGGCCCCCACGACACCGACTCCCCCCACACCCCCCTTCTCCTCCGCTGGGGCATCAAGACCAAGACCAACGACCAGGTGCGCCAAGAGTTTTTAAACGAGCACGTGCCGGAGCTTTTAGACGCGGGCCTCATCCCTCCAGACCCCGACCTCCGCTACGACGAGAAGACGGGCAACTGGATCCACGGCCCCATCCCCTGGGACGAGTTCTGGAAGGTGATCCAGGGCGAAGGCCCCATGAACCGGCACCGCCTCGAGGCCCGGCGGAGGGCCCACGAGGAAGGGCGCTGGGTGCGGGAAGCCCTGGAGGCCCACGGAAGGCGCCGCCTGGCCCAGGCCGCGGATTAGGAGGTAGGCCATGTGGGGAACCGAATGGCCCCGGTATGAGGTGATGAAGCAGGACACCCCCAGGTCCCCCGTGCAAATGGTGGGCTCGGTGCACGCCGCAGACCCCGAGCACGCCCTCCTCGTAGCCCGGCACGTCTTCGTCCGCCGCCCCGCCGCCTACGCCCTCTTCGTGGCCCCGGCGGAGGCCTTCTTCCACATCACCCAGGAGGCCCTCAAGGACCCCGGGGGGCTGAGCCCCGAGGAGGGACCCGAGGAGGCCTACTGGGTCTTCGCCAAACGGAGCCACCGCCGGAGCATGGTCTACGGGGACCTCCTGGGCCGGTTCCTGGCCAAGGGCCCGGCGGACGCCATCGCCCAAGCCCTCCTCCAGGGGCAAGGGGTAGCCTTCTGGGCGGTGCCCGAGCGGCTGGTGGTGGGCACCGAGTCCACGGAGGAGGTGGTGGAAAGCTGGTTCGCCCCGGCCAAGGAGAAGACCTACCGCCTGCAGAGCTACTACGGGCTCATCACCGCCAAGGGGGTGGAGGATGCTTGAGGCCTACCTTAAGGACGCCCTGGTGGCCCGGCTCACCGCCTTGGCCGACGACGAGGTGATCCTGGCCCAGCGGCTTTCCGAGTGGGTGGGGCACGCCCCCATCCTCGAGGAGGACATCGCCATCGCCAACCTGGCCCAGGACGAGCTGGGCCACGCCAAGATCTGGCTGGAGCTTCGGCAGGAGCTGGACGGCGCGGATCCCGACCGCCTGGTCTACTTCCGCGACCCCCTTGAGTTCCAAAACGCCGTTCTGGTGGAGCTTCCCAAGGGGGACTGGGCCTTCACCATGGTGCGGCAGTACCTCTTTGACGCCTACGAGAACCTCTGGCTCAAGGAGGCCACCCAAAGCGCCTATCCCCCCCTGGCCGAGGCCGCGGCCCGCATCCTCAAGGAGGAGCGGTTCCACCTCAGGCACAGCGCCCTCTGGGTGGAGCGCCTGGGCCAGGGAACCGAGGAGAGCCACCGCCGGGCGCAGGCGGCCCTGGAGACCCTCTTCCCCTACGCCCGCCAGCTCTTCCAGCCCCTCCCCGAGGAGGAGGCCCTGGTGGAGGCGGGGGTGGTGCCGGCCCCGAAGGCCCTCGAGGGGCCCTACCTGGAGGAGGTAACCGCCCATCTGGAGCGCTCCGGGCTCACGCCCCCCAAGGGGGGGTACGTGCCCAAAAGCCGCCAGGAGCACACGGAATACCTCTGGTCCCTCCTGGCGGAGATGCAGTCCGTGGCCCGCTGGGACCCGG
This window encodes:
- the paaA gene encoding 1,2-phenylacetyl-CoA epoxidase subunit PaaA, giving the protein MVRLRIGYPEDPDYGERLAEFEARIARGEKLEPGDWMPAEYRRQLIRMISQHAHSEWVGMLPEGAWIPRAPSIRRKLILLAKVQDEAGHGQYLYHAAETLGVTREEMVEALLSGRAKYSNIFNYPTLTWADVGIIGWLVDGMAIKNQTMLAQCSYGPYSRAMVRICAEETFHHKQGKEAVLLYAKGSRKQRQMVQDALNRWWWPTLMMAGPHDTDSPHTPLLLRWGIKTKTNDQVRQEFLNEHVPELLDAGLIPPDPDLRYDEKTGNWIHGPIPWDEFWKVIQGEGPMNRHRLEARRRAHEEGRWVREALEAHGRRRLAQAAD
- the paaC gene encoding 1,2-phenylacetyl-CoA epoxidase subunit PaaC; translated protein: MLEAYLKDALVARLTALADDEVILAQRLSEWVGHAPILEEDIAIANLAQDELGHAKIWLELRQELDGADPDRLVYFRDPLEFQNAVLVELPKGDWAFTMVRQYLFDAYENLWLKEATQSAYPPLAEAAARILKEERFHLRHSALWVERLGQGTEESHRRAQAALETLFPYARQLFQPLPEEEALVEAGVVPAPKALEGPYLEEVTAHLERSGLTPPKGGYVPKSRQEHTEYLWSLLAEMQSVARWDPEAKAW
- a CDS encoding AbrB/MazE/SpoVT family DNA-binding domain-containing protein, with the translated sequence MVKSKISSKGQITLPKRVREALGVGPGDEVAFEVREGEVVLRLRKRVSLRDLLGRFRGRVAYPGEEGERKAREEAWAQEP
- a CDS encoding TetR/AcrR family transcriptional regulator; its protein translation is MERREQILTVAGHLFSQRGYHATSMRELAKHLNLQGGSLYAHIASKEELLLEVVRQAAKRFLGVLEGLEGDPVSKLKGLVRGHLEVIAQELPRATVFFHEWKHLSPPLLEEAKALRRRYEEGVQAVIQEGMEQGVFRVENLRLATLFVLSALNWTYQWYRADGPLSLEELSEAYATLILRALGVEAKEEEGGGNG
- a CDS encoding PIN domain-containing protein, yielding MGAGAVKRYWVDTSLILRLLTGEPPELAERALQVFAGAEGGGYRLRVHPLVVAEAFYTLVSFYRVPKEEAARALGELLERDGVEVEEAEVCRLALEEAGRGPLSFVDAFLLHRARLGGLATLDRALARRAREVLPQEPS
- a CDS encoding tyrosine-type recombinase/integrase, producing MYNAPMAADHPQPVVWKTLGIRKPDKALAELAPYAEYLLLERGYSPRGVRRYLQDLAFWFRFLEAQALPPGPEAVRTLLLQERWAPRRVQGFLAALRSYYRYLAQVRGEPVPDPTEGIGRPKAGRRLPLHPSPEELRRFLEAFQEAKEARLLAALARFLYGTGLRISEALSLKGRNLVLEKGVPVAVRVVGKGNKERLVPLSKTAREALQELGPPQGNVPIFTFSQGKRKGRVPSARYVEAQFREAALRAGLDPRRFTPHKLRHAYATLLVERGVELDAVKDLLGHESIATTQIYLHASRERLKEAASRLPEL
- a CDS encoding phenylacetic acid degradation protein, whose protein sequence is MWGTEWPRYEVMKQDTPRSPVQMVGSVHAADPEHALLVARHVFVRRPAAYALFVAPAEAFFHITQEALKDPGGLSPEEGPEEAYWVFAKRSHRRSMVYGDLLGRFLAKGPADAIAQALLQGQGVAFWAVPERLVVGTESTEEVVESWFAPAKEKTYRLQSYYGLITAKGVEDA